The Phaseolus vulgaris cultivar G19833 chromosome 5, P. vulgaris v2.0, whole genome shotgun sequence genomic interval GTTGCtttactttattaaaaaaattgatttgacCTTAAGCTGATTCAAACAGCCTCCtcttttaataacaaaaaaaaagatagcTTTTGATGGTAATAACTTTCTAGCTTTAAAAACAAACCGTGACAAAcacgtaaaaataaaaataaaaaaaccctaaataaaaatacaaaaggacaatttcttcttgcacttttctagtttcttcctgcatgattattgtaaatttaaaaataatttactgaATTTGTATTCCTAAATTTAGGATTTgaaactcattttttttctggaaATTACTTTGGAATTTCAGAATCTCGAATATATagttggtttctaaattttacTTGAATActgattttcaaattttataattcattttttttttaaatttagaaaattcaaaaactttttttaaatttagaaaatggTTTTGAATGGTAAAATTCGGAAGTCAATCTTATAATTCGAATTCTATAATTACAAAGTTATTATAACTTGTAAATTATAAAACTTGAAATACAAAAATTAGTTtctgaattttataattattttaaaattgattttcaaattcTCTAATTACTGAAATACAAAGTTGATTTctaaattctataatttaaatgttattttctagatttaaaattgatttttaaattgtaaaattcaaaatactgAATGAAGTTGAACAAAGATGATAGAGGGGGCGAGAACATAGGCTTATTTTCTAATTTCATTGAGGGTAAATttgacttttaaaaaaaaagtatttaggTGCGGAAAGAAACTAGGGAGGTGATGGAAGAAATTGCCCCAAGTAAAGGAATGATGAAACTGAAATGAATAATGGGCTAGGCGTGAAAGAAGGTAGTGGGCCGAGGGAGGGCCCAAGAGCCCAAAAGGGAGGGAACGGTATAACAACGATCTTCAAAACCATTATCAACATCATTGGTAAGTGAAGTTGTGTTGGCGATGGATCGAGAATGGGGATCGAAGCCCGGGAGCGGCGGCGCCGCGACGGCGCAGAACGAAGCCATCGACCGGCGAGAGCGTCTCCGGCGACTGGCTCTGGAGACAATAGACCTAGCGAAGGACCCCTATTTCATGCGCAACCACCTCGGGAGCTACGAGTGCAAACTGTGTCTCACTCTCCACAACAACGAGGGCAACTACTTGGCCCACACTCAGGGCAAGCGCCACCAGACCAACTTGGCCAAACGTGCCGCCCGCGAGGCCAAGGACGCCCCCGCGCAGCCTCAACCCCACAAGCGCAAGGTCACCCTTCGCAAAACAGGTGcctcttttctctttttcccTCTTTTGCCCCTTTCCCCGTTCACTGAACTGACCTAACGTTTCGTGTTTCTTTTTTGCAGTTAAGATTGGACGCCCTGGGTACCGTGTGACCAAGCAGTATGATCCTGAGACCAAGCAAAGATCTCTCCTGTTTCAGgttcttttttaatatttatgcaTATGTCactcttttttaaattttctgatAAATcgataatattatatttgttcttaattttgGGAATTTTGAGATGATGCAGATTGAATATCCTGAGATTGAAGACCTCGCCAAGCCCAGGCACCGGTTTATGTCCTCCTACGAACAGGTAAATTCTGGTGATTTTGTTCAATTGCGTTTCTCTTCGATTGTTGTTAGTAAATATGCTTttgttttaatgtttttctctttgttcGTGTTTTGATGGTTACAGAGGGTGCAGCCCTTTGATAAAAGATATCAGTACCTTCTGTTTGCGGCTGAACCGTATGAAATAGTTGCATTCAAGGTATTTTGTTACTCTTGTTTGAGTATTTGTTTTGGTCTTTATGCTTTTATTTTGGctgtgttttttcttttgtggTTGTGGAGTTTTGCTTTGTGCTCATTAAGCTACATTTTCAGGTGCCCAGCACGGAGATTGATAAGTCCACTCCAAAGTTTTTCTCGCACTGGGATCCGGACTCAAAGATGTTCACGGTTAGTTCATGTGCTCCTCTTGTCTGTCTGTGATGGTAAACTTGATCTATGCAAGTGCCTGTGTGTTTTGTGATCCTGGCAAAAGATAGCTTTTAATTTTACAAGGGACGGTAACACCCCATGCATGAGGATTAGTTTTATACTTGTACACGCCAATGAAGCTCTATGCACTGATCCCAGAGCATGCAAATTTGAGCGTGCAATTGATACAAAAAAAATGGTGTGGTGCTACATTTGGAATAGCTTGCAGCTTGTTTGATAAATGTTTGCTGTGaagaattaaaaattatagttttcagTGGCTCTTTTTAAAAGCTTTTGGTTAAAACCTGTTTTTAACATTAAATTAAGCTACGTAAACCCACACTTTGTTCCTAGACATCAAAACACAAGGCTGATTCAAGAGAATCCAAGTCATTTCATTTTAATTGTTTGCTCTTGTAACTATCAATACAAGCTAATTATTCAAGCATTCAGCAGCAGCAGAACTAGGTTTGGAATTTCCTGTAttatttcttgctttcttttcttaatatttttggTTTATGCGGTGTGCAtcattgatttttaatttcccCCTTCTGCCACTGACAACTTCAATTGATACTTGTCTGTAGTTGCAATTGTATTTTAAAACCAAGCCCCCGGAGGCAAACAAACCACAGCCTCCCTCTACAGCCAATGGCACAGCAACATCTGGTGTTCCACCAAGGCCTTTGCCCCCACCACCTCAAGCTCCACTACCACCACCTCCACCTCCCCCACAAGGGCTACCTCCTGGTGCACCTATGGCAAATCCTCCTAGAGCTCCTCCACCTCCAATGCCAGGATCTATGCCACCTCCTCCTCCTATGGCAGCAGCTAACGGTCCTAGGCCTGCACCTTCCAGTGGAATGCCATCTGTCCCACCCCCACCCCCTATTGCAAGTGGAGCATCGGGTTTCAACATGGGTACTAGACCTCCATCAATGCCTCCTCCACAAGGTTTTCCTGCCCAACCAATGCAGAGTCAGGGTGTCCGTCTTCCTCCGCCACCCCCTAACATGGGACAGTAggttctttggctttaggctagAACAGCGAGCATAATTTGATTGAAGTGTTAAACAACTTGGGTGGAATGACCCCTGTCTGTTAAGGACTTGAAGCGTGGTATGCTGGAGGCTCTGTTTCGTAAGCAATACACCTGTACACTCTTCATTGTGTCAATTTCATATTCACAAATTAAGATGTTGATG includes:
- the LOC137836058 gene encoding uncharacterized protein; its protein translation is MDREWGSKPGSGGAATAQNEAIDRRERLRRLALETIDLAKDPYFMRNHLGSYECKLCLTLHNNEGNYLAHTQGKRHQTNLAKRAAREAKDAPAQPQPHKRKVTLRKTVKIGRPGYRVTKQYDPETKQRSLLFQIEYPEIEDLAKPRHRFMSSYEQRVQPFDKRYQYLLFAAEPYEIVAFKVPSTEIDKSTPKFFSHWDPDSKMFTLQLYFKTKPPEANKPQPPSTANGTATSGVPPRPLPPPPQAPLPPPPPPPQGLPPGAPMANPPRAPPPPMPGSMPPPPPMAAANGPRPAPSSGMPSVPPPPPIASGASGFNMGTRPPSMPPPQGFPAQPMQSQGVRLPPPPPNMGQ